GAGGGTTCGAGTTATATTGGAGGGCATGTGAGAATACTATTGATCCTTCTGAGGGGGTTGGATGGAAAAAAGAATAAGTTTGATAGTAGTAAAGGTTCTTTCTTTAATGATTAGTTGGCCAAGGATCGAGATTTCTCCAGTATGACTGCATGGTGCtcaatgcaaacatgaatccagTCTCCAATTTCCTTTTCCATTCATAAATGTGTGGACTGAATTGTTCAAATCAGTGAATATGCTATGTTGATTCTTGTTTTGTACTAGTTATTATTACTATACGCATTGAACAACATGATGCAAACTTATATTTTACTCTTATTAATATGCAGAGATCGATGAGGATCCTATTCATTTTTGTAATGCCGTCTTTTGTTGTTGAAAGCACATACAAGATTTGGTGGTACAGCTCAGGTGGAACCCAAATCCCATTATTTGGCAATGTAGTCGCCTGCATTCTGGAGCTGACCTCCTGGCTCTACAGAACCGTCGTGTTCTTCTTAGTGTGTGTACTTTTCCGCTTGATCTGTTACCTTCAGATCCTCCGATTACAAGATTTTGCTCAAGTACTCTTCCATGTGGATTCTGATGTTGAATCCGTGTTGCGAGAACATCTCAGGATCAGGAGGCACTTGCGAATTATTAGCCATAGGTTCCGCGTGTTCATCTTGTGGGCACTGATATTTATCACAGCAAGTCTATTTGCCTCCCTTCTCCTGGCTACACGCCCAAATGCAGATCTACGTGTCTATAAGAGTGGTGAACTTGCGGTAATGCATTCTCGTAATCTCATTAGTGGTTATATAGGgttaaaattactttttatgtatatatagtagatgttgaacTCTCTTTGACTTCTTCGTATGTTTATTTCTTCGttttttgacttctttaataaaaattcttattccgccactgTCTTTGCCCGTTAATGGAACTATAAATGTTTTGGTCTTAATATATGCAGCTGTGTTCTGTCAGCCTTCTTGCTGGGCTGATGATACTGTTACGAAGTGCAACCAGAATTACCCACAAGGCACAAGCCGTGACGTGCCTTGCTGCAAAATGGCACGCGTGTGCGACAATAGACTCGTATCACTGGACTGAGGCTGAGATTCCTCCAGAAGCACATCAAGTAGATTGTAACAATGATTTTCCCCCAAGTTCTATAGGATCATCTGATGCAGAGGATGTTGGAGATGAAGAGGATGAACTGGATAATACGAAGTTTGTCCCCTCGTATGCCTATAGTACAATTTCGTTCCAAAAGAGACAGGCTCTAGGTATGCTGATTGCAGTTAgccctccatttcaatttatttgtcttaacttttttttttaattcaaaaagtATATGTTTACTtgcaactctttaattttaactttacatgtttACATCACAAGATTAAATGACACTTTGGTGTTGCAGTGACATATTTTGAGAACAATAGAGCAGGAGTTACTATATTTGGCTTCATGCTAGACAGAACTTCTCTTCACACCATTTTTGGGATAGAGCTGACACTGATGCTCTGGTTGCTTGGGAAAACCGTCGGCGTTTCTTGAATTATAAATTTGCTGCACAATAGAAAATTGTGTGAGTATTTATGTCATTGCCTTTGAAATTGTGTAGTATAAGATCATGTAATGTGGATCCATGAGATGGTTGTAGTAGTTGTATGGTTTCTTGGACACTGTAACACATATgaaaattttcttcttcttgcttATGATTAATGCTGATGAACAAGGAAAACATCATGCCTGCAGTAATGCAATTGAAGGCAGTCTGATTCAgtgacaaaaaataatttatgaatttattgctttttttctctttttttctttttgtttatgcTCTCTTGCCTCACAACATTTGCCCAAAAGCTTTTAGAATTCACTACTAAAAGCATCTGTTTTCCGAGGGCCAAAATTGATGGACAGCCATTGAAAACACATGTTTTTTGAGGGCTGGCATTTTCGGGTACTCTGTTCAACAAGAATATAAGAAGAATAAGGGAAAATAGAAAATTTAAatgttataaataaatataagagaCCACAAAAGTCACTGTATgtctttaagaaatttaatcccctcaTTGTATCCGAGGTTGTGGATAATTTCCTCCCACGATAAAATGGATATACCTGTTAAAAAAGTAGCGGCACTTCAAACTTCAATAACTTCAGCGAAATCAAAAGTCAGCAACGAAATCACACTATACTCTActttgtttgtaaaaaaaaaaagcagaaGAAGAATAAAATTTGATGCAGAAAATTGAGAGGAaacctctctatttataatcAACAATAGGTGCGAACTCACCTGTTTAGAACATGCATGGTATCTTTTGGAAAAAGAAATGTTTGTTTGGAAGGAACAGGTCCTTTATGAAACAATTCCacgaattttaaattaatcttaTTCCACAAATTAGTTAGTAATTTCCATTTcacaaatttaattaatttaaattaattccacgaattcaaattaatttcgtgaattaatttaattcatAAATAATTCGAGgattaatattaagaaaaagaaaattaattaatgagagtgataaataaattttatctaaaaaattatcaatcaatcacgTCATTTGCCAAGCcaaagccgaagccgagccgagcgagtaATGACGGCGGTGCAAGGGGGCACCCTTTTCTTAACCCTTTAAGATCTAAAGgataatatacaacaacaacaacaacccagtgaaagagagaaatgacttttcattttccGTTCATTTGGTTCCTCCACATTTTTCAATTCTTATTTTTCAATTCACACCTTATTTAAATTCAATAgtccccacatgaatggggaatgacTATTGTTTAAAATATATGCACAAAAAATGGTGTAATTCGTAAGTAAGGATCAATTGAATTTGGATAAGTAGAACTTTCCACCATGAACATATATTAGATATAGTCGGTCAATCGGTAGATTTGAAATCTTTGAACCATCGAAATTTGGTGTATACATAGACAaataagtcacacaattaaccCTTTTAACTATTTTTGGTTCTCATTGTTTTGTTCGTTTCGGTCATGAACACTTCCTGGTTCATAAGTACGTAGAGAACTGGCCTTACCGTATTCTCTTTAAATTGCCCTATAAttcacacttacataggtgatttctGAATGTGATATCTCGTTGATACATCATTTGATATACCCTGTATCAAACTTAGAATTCATTAAAAAGTCTTAATGTCTTATCCTTATTACTGAACATTGTTTCATCATGAGAATGcaccataaaaattattttgacaatattGAACCGTCATCAATGGCTCTGTTTAATCTCCTTGAACCTAaatcttgggatctccagtatTCTAGGTAGCGTTAATCCACAATGATTTGTCATCGGCCATagtctcatttcctttgatgaTCTTTCAACTACCTCTCTAGTTAGTCTTTTTGTAAGTGGCTGACATACTACTTTAGATAGTCAATTATGATAATTTTACTAGAGAGTAATTGTTTAACGGTATTGTGTCTTTATCGTATGTGACGAGACATATCGTTATACATAACACTCTCAACCTTTCCTATTGCAGCTTGACTGTCGCAATGTATGCATATAGGAGCCATTGATTTAGGAAAATTGGAATGCCTTCTAAGAAATTGTGGACCCATTCATcttcttcaccagccttgtTTAAGGctttaaattctaatttcattGTAGAGAGAGCTATACATgtttgtttggatgattttcaAGATATTGCTACTCTACTAATGGTGAAAATGTATCCATTTGTGGATTTAATTTCAGTTGACCCAGTAATCCAATTTGCATTTGTAATTATCTTTCAGGTCATTTTTGCGTTAATACCTCTTTTTCATCGGTTAGAGATTCCTTATAGCGACCCAGGTCATTTATAACTTAATGGTATTGATAATTTGGTTGTCTGGTCATTCGTTTGGATTTTGTATAGCTTTTCATGCTTGGAGGCCtgtataacttgaaaagttgatttcggTCAAAAATACGAGTAAACAACCTCAGAGAGAAATTCTGATAgtttcatcagctccgaaatgagCATTTTAGGCTAGAATCATGGTCAGATTGAGTTTCGAGGCTTTAGGTTCGAGTTTGAACCATTTAGCGCTTTAGctttagaaatttgaatgaaaatttaGGTCAACATGTTGGGGCCTGAACGAAATTTTTGGCACAGGTCCCACATTTccattttagactccaaaattgacATGTCTCCATTTCTTACAAATTTAATGTCAAAATGACCGTAATAACGTtgttattctatttttgatagcgtggatgCGTTCAGAGGCTTTATGGAAGGAAAACGCTTTGATATTATGATTTAAAGCATGTGTGATCAgctacaagtaggctacgacTTCTCTTCTTTTAGTTTGAGTTCGAATATGTGAATGTATGTGGATTTACATGAATATTGGGGTGGGGAACTGATTTAGTAGTCTATGCttgataaaattcatattttggactattttcgaGTGAGGCGGGTATGTGAATTGttataattgagttttcttacgCTACACCAAAAATGACTTTTAGCGGCAATTAATTTATGGCAATAACTTAATTGCcactaaaaatatctttttcgAGGCAATTAACACTCTTTGTAATTGTCGCTAAAGCCTATAGCGACATTGGATCTAATGACAATTAACTAATGCCGGTAAAGGTTTCATTACTCTTTGTTAATGTGTTTCTTTATTGCTGCAAAAAGTTGTTTTTGTTGTAGTGTTGCATCTTCAATTGCTTGTATTGACCTGTATATCATATTAGAGCATGTTTGGCTTTAGtctaggcttaggctagtgttTTCCATAGATTTGCGATGGTTCGGTGCCGATAGgccttgttttctctttttcacTGTCATACCGTACGACTTAGCTCCCTGTAAACTGATGTAGCATACTCAGGtcttgtcatgatccaagcctagggtgCCTAGACGCGACATGGTAAGTAAGACACCCATAGGTACCTCACttaagtctcttagcattcatttaacttttcataggtaatgacattcaataacaaTAAGCGGGAAAAAAAGGAAATGGGACTAAAGGAAACAACATAGAATAAGAACCAACATCAATATTAGATCAttatatattttcatccaaacatacctctactaatagacttggagggggctaagacatgtctctaactcaccctcaaatgTAGCGTCAAAAGAACCAAAAGATAACCAAAAGTCTATACatgtcataagctagaaagggAAATGTGATATTTATcccgaaatatggaaattcaCCAATAaggtagtagccttcaacataatcaactagccacgtagaggtgAGTGTGGCGAAAcgccgatccctacatggtaatatcatgtaggcaatagAATATGCATTAgcactttgaatgtactaagtatgtgggtaatgcattttaatgaaaaacattaagacatttataagaaAGTACATAAGTGAGTGTATGCATGAATAATTAAGTAATGAgcatttaaaacatttatttgtgggaagatgaccacaACCGATATTtgagaccatgcgagctattacatgaaatccaacataaccccctatgttggcacaagGAGACTACCTGTCGGGTAGagctccgtcaacttcattcatttctttaactttaactttaagggcatttgtggatccattagcctaagcctacaagggctcctatgttggcacatagttaatgggacaaggggttgctactaagatttcCTTATCCCACCTCAAtaccccattcggtgctaagtcaatcccatagaatagttcatataacataagaatataatcattcacatatctttagatcatcaaaacatcattcggtagaatagctcattaaaactttcatttgattcacacaagtgagaattggcctttcacaattggaataaattattttatgatcatttcgtcattctttcatttcataagactccctttgatcataaacatttgctttcataaactttcattttggagtcGAAGCtttaaattcaacttcattgtaacataatgaaactaggtgggttctatcaatcaactttcaaatcattcaaatccatgatagaatgcatgagagtaatgtaatacatttaaaatatatttaaagcaacccaccaatGCACTTTAAAAACTCCTTTTCACGCCTTCATATAAtaacctttgataaatcaaccctttcatgaaattaagagtcaataaaATGCAATATAgttaaataaacttcaaatagacaataatctatgcatttggaatcatgatataagAACTCATATGATTTCACCATTTGATATTTGACTATTGagtttagaaaatacttgggcttcatgggtggaagaacccatgaatgagacccataCACCTTGGGGAATAAAACCCTAATGCAAGCTTGGAAATGATGGAGACTTGAGGAACTTTGAATGAAACCCTAACTTTGCTTGAAAcccttggaagaacttgagaggaaaGAACTTTGTgtgtttgagtctaagtgtgagaatTAGGGATTGAAATAGCTTAGGGTCCTTATATAGAGTCAATTCAGTCCCTAAAATCACCACAATTTAGTgttaaaatatggaaaaagaataaaataccCCTATTAAAATCGATCGGACTCACCTTCACGGGGACCCATCACGGTCCATAgtgctcaccatggcccgtggtgtGTCCCGTGGTAAATGACTTggaggaaaaattttgaggtttGGAGGAAAGTCTCTAAACTTCCTCTACGGAGACCTTTACAGTCCGTGGAGGGTATCACGGTCCATAAACTGTGGACGTGATGCAGATCCTGCAGGAGGCCCTGTAGAATGGACCACCACGAAACATACCACGATCCGTGAAGAGCTTTACTGCCCATGGTGTTCACTCGTTGTCCTTGCCTTGGAAAGTTTTTCTAAGGTCTTAGGAGAGGGGTCACCACGAAGGGAACTacggtctgtggtgctcaccacggtcttTGGTTCTCATCGTAGTCCCTTTCTTATAGGTTGGGTTTCAGAACCTCCACCACGGTGGCTCATCACGAGGCGTGGTGCATACCACGGCCCATTATGGCCTATCTTGGTCATCACTTGGTGCCAGCGTTCTATAATTTTCTgagattttatcatttgttcCTCATTgtaggactttccaaatttacaaggtcttacaatatctcccccttggcaacattcttcctcgaatgagaatcattagcatacAAAAGGATATGACACGAGGACTacaaacccaacatgaatacaattacaTTTggaatgcataaaacatgagatctttaaacttagcataaaacacaACTTTAAAGTTCAACTTCataaatatgcatgcatatgaagacttaggaaaatcTAAAATGTAAGAGTCTTTAacatttgagcatgaataacttagtaccttaggcttgagtagagtgaaagagatgagggcatcgtttcatcatatccacttcTGTTTTCCATGTagcgctttcaacttgttgattcctctatagGACTTTGATGgttgcaacttctttgttccttaatctcttaacttgtcggtccaaaatttcaaccaggacctatcacccacacattttctcaacatagacacatgaaactcCGGATAAATCATAGCCATTTCcaaaggcaactccaactcataaggaaccttgccaacacatcaCAAAATTCTATAAAGCCCTAGgatcataagcaaccttgccaacacatctcaaaattctataaggccctacatagctagggctcaattttcccttcttaccaaaccgaactacacccttcatgggtgaaaccttcaagtatacccaatcatccacattgaactcaagatctcttctccttgtatcggaataggacttttgacgactttgagatGTCTTAAaactttctctaatgactctcaccttatCCAAAGCATCAAACACCAAATTGGGACCCAACAAAgttatctcacctacttcgaaccaaccaaccaaaGATCTACActgtctcccatacaaagcctcaaatggtgccatcttaATGcttgaatggtagctattattataggcaaattcaATAAGCGGTAGATGATTATCCCAACcccctttgaactccaacataCAAGCCCTTAATATattctctagtgtttgaattatctGTTTGGCTTGCCCATTAGTTTAAGGATGGAATGCAGTACTTATCTTTACCTtggtaccaagacccctttgaaataatctccaaaaataggaagtgaattgggtgccacgatccgaaataatcgacaagggcacaccatgaaacctcaccaattcccaaatatacaacttagcataatccttggcACTATAAGATGTCTTGATCGATAAAAAGTGAGCCAACTTTGTCATTATAtgaacaattacccaaatcgaatcatgatgttttcgagtatgaggcaaacccactacaagtccatgttcacatctttccacttataaatagggatttcaatatcttgggctaggccacccggcctttgatgttagGCCTTAACTTAGTGGGAATTCATACATTCGGTCACgcaccttgctatgtcctttttcaagccaccccaccaataaagctcctttaagtcttggtacattttcATCAATtcgggatgaatagagtatgaagaattatgagcctccttcaaggtcaaaccccttaggccatccacatccagAGCATATAACTGATCTTGGTAATGAATCACCCTAtccccccttgtgaaaagacctctacttttttttttaccaacCCCTTTAACTCTACTAATATTGGATCAAGGTCTTactttgacttaacatccaccaccaaagataATTCAGACCCATTAAGAACAAACATACCACCATAATTGGAACCACTAAACTTCACcactaatctagccaaccgttgaacatcttttaccaactctcttttcccttcatcaacataagCTACACTCCCaaagacactctactaagtacatcgacaaccacattggctttacttaAATGATAATGCAtattcatgtcatagtccttgaggagttctagccacctcttttGTCTTAGATTGgggtccttttgagtgaacacatattagaGACTTTTATAATCGGTGAACACATTCACATGTACCCCATATAGGTAATGCTGCCAAATATTTAGAGCAAATACAATGAccactaactcaagatcatgggtagggtagttacgttcATGTAACtttaattgtctagaagcataggctataaccttgccgttttgcatcaagacacaacccaaaccaatctttgaagtatcacaataaactacaaacccttctaaccctttcgatagagtcaaaatagaagcagaggtaagtcgatatttcaaggtttggaaacgtttttcacactcatccgtccatgggaacttttccttcttttgagtcaatttcgtcataggagatgagatagtAGAGAACCttcaatgaaccttctataatacctaactagacccaagaagctctgAATGtaagaaggagataatggtctaggccaattcttaattgCCTATGTTTTCCTAGGATCAACCTTgttcccatcaccggacactatgtggccaagaaatgccacctctttcaaccaaaattcacacttactagaTTTtacaaacaattgcctatccctcaaggtttgaagcataACCCTCAAAAGGTCATTAGTCTCTTTATCACCccaagaataaatcaagatgtcaacAATGAAGatcaccacaaaagtatcaaggtagggtttgaacaccctattcattagatccatgaaCATCGTTGATGCATTCGTCAATCTAAATGacatcactacaaactcaaagtgaccataccttgtttgaaatatATGTcatactcccttacccttagttgatgatagtcGGACCGAAGATCGATCTTGAAAAAATGACTTTCCCCtagcaattgatcaaataagtcatctatcctagaaatcagatatttgttcttaatagtcaTCTTGTTCAACTAtaggtagtctatgcacattcgaagcgacccatccttctttcttactaataacacgggagcaccccatgggaaAATACTTAGCTTTTTGAATCCTTTCTCCaataagtcttttaattattttttaaaatctcttaattccacCGGGGCTATTTGGTAGGAAGGAATAGGGATAGGGGAGAAGATCgttaccaaaatcaacttctctttcaagatggacaccgggaaggtcatcgagATACTCATTGACTACGGGAACTAACTCAAGAGGAGTACTTGCGGAGTTAATATCCCTAACCCTTATAATGTAgtagatacaacccttagaaatcaactttcaagccttaaggtaagaaattaacctacccttcaccaccgaatcatgaccctttcattaaaaaattgactcatttgggaatttaaACTTGATTCGATGAATTCTACAACCTATAGAAGTGTAAGATTCATCCAACCAATTTAtctcaagaataacatcaaaatctaccatgtcaagctttATGAGATCACAagaaaataactttatgcaagatagatagAGACAActcttatagacctttctagcaacaaccaattcaccaatgggggtagacaccaaataagtcTCTACTAACATTTCGAGTAgtatatcaaacctattagcaaggaatggagtaacaaacgaCAAATTggcacccagatctaataatacatatacatcaaaagcaaagacctttaacatatcggTAACAACATTAGGTACTTCCTCAACcccttgtctcccatgcaaagcataaaagcgattggtgcgttggccacctccttaagcttgttgaccatgactaatttggccttgaggcctaccaccaccaccctACAATCTCTAGCATGGTGTCCcggcttgccacacttaaagcatgtgttggagccagctaagcattcccctttgtgagtccttctaCACTTCTTCCAAGCGAGGAAAGCTTGAGCACCAAAATTCTCTCTTGGAGATATCGGGTTAGCACCCCTATCCTTGTTGAACATTGGAAGAGGGGTATTGGTGAAACCTTGTCCCATGAactgttgcccaccttggccctttCCATTACCACTATAGTCGGACCTTTGATTGAACCTTCCACCATTAACTCTAGACTTCTTaaaccctcttgacctctccctcaacttctcatcctcGATTTATTCTGCATATGTCATAAGttgggagatgtccatctctttgaccaacatggccgtctTGCACTCTATGGATACCAAACTAGAAACATCGAAAATGAACTTGATCATCCTTGCCCTTGGATCGAAGActatgaaaggagcatacttagatgatttggtgaatttgagggcatactacCTCACATTCATACTTCTCTGGCAAAGATTAATGAACTCTTAGATCTTTGCCTCCTTTAGCTCCAAGGGAAAAAAATAGTTTAGGAAGGCTCCCTTAAATTCTTTCCATTCTATAGGCCCATATCTTcacccctctcaacaacccattgctcACACCATACCCTTGTCAtgcctttgagttgataggccaccaGCTCGGCCTTTTCATTTTAGGGAACatccatgatagccacaatatAATAGACCTtctcaatgaactccatagggtcctcatctactttAGAACCATCCAACTCaggtggattcattctcttgaAGTCTCGAATCCTAGAAGTAGGAGTAGGCAAAGAGGAGGAGAATAATGCCTTGGTTATTTTGGTTGGCTATGGCTTGACCCAACAATGTGATAATATTTTAGAATTCCGTATGGGTCACTCCCTCCTCACGATGTGAAGCTTTGAGAATTGGAGGTGCTTGATCTTCATCCTCAACCCTTTCTCTAGGTAGAGATACTCTTCTTGGAGGTATGATCTAGAATACATAAAATGAAATATTAGTTAGAAGAAGTCTTAGGACACTTTAAGACATgccatgaatttgaaaaaagtgaaagCTTTCCTAAACGTCCTGTAATCtcatattcatagttgtggcatacttcacaatcatgaataagaccctatttaacgcggtatgttggactccaagaatcattcaaaaccttgaaatttgataccaagtttgtcacgactcaagcctagggcctagacaaggcacgacgaatgagacaccaagaggtacctcacctaagcctcttagcattcatttagattttcataggtaatgacattcaataataATAAGCGGA
This sequence is a window from Solanum dulcamara chromosome 10, daSolDulc1.2, whole genome shotgun sequence. Protein-coding genes within it:
- the LOC129870994 gene encoding uncharacterized protein LOC129870994 gives rise to the protein MAEEDEALENKKVLVRSASHMYDELRSFRTWFKWMCVDQSDPWSACLSWFVFSLLAVVVPWLSHYLLACSDCDADHSRTYDSVVQLSFSSVAVLSFICLSRFNKKYGLRRFLFLDKLCDESETVRNCYTQQLNRSMRILFIFVMPSFVVESTYKIWWYSSGGTQIPLFGNVVACILELTSWLYRTVVFFLVCVLFRLICYLQILRLQDFAQVLFHVDSDVESVLREHLRIRRHLRIISHRFRVFILWALIFITASLFASLLLATRPNADLRVYKSGELALCSVSLLAGLMILLRSATRITHKAQAVTCLAAKWHACATIDSYHWTEAEIPPEAHQVDCNNDFPPSSIGSSDAEDVGDEEDELDNTKFVPSYAYSTISFQKRQALVTYFENNRAGVTIFGFMLDRTSLHTIFGIELTLMLWLLGKTVGVS